The Engraulis encrasicolus isolate BLACKSEA-1 chromosome 3, IST_EnEncr_1.0, whole genome shotgun sequence genome segment atccgtcgtaataatgtggaatgcggtgtaaaaTATGTAATACATAAAGTTAAATAACAGGATAGATCTGCAAAACATGGTAATATAAAGTAGCAAAAATACCACGTCACTTATTTACCTAAAATTATCatttaaagtcattttactcagttcgGAGCTCTTCGCAGTTACTGCGCTTTTGCTTTGTAGGACAGCATTGTTTTCAATCACTTTGGACAAGCTGACTCCTACAAAAAAAATTTTATCTTTATGTtgcataataataaaaagaacaaCATTGAGATGTACGTTTTGGCtcataataataatggtaataataaaAACTCAAATGTGCATTTTGTCTCCTACCACCAGGTGAACTTGGAGAGTTTGCAGCCCCAGAGCCTGGAGTTGGCCAGCCACAAGGTCCACGAGCTGCACCAGGCTCTCCAGGACCTGGAGCAGAAGATGGGCCAACTGGGgctgggtggtgggggtggcagtagcagcagcagcggtggtggtggtgggggtggtagcAGCGGTGGGGGTGGTGCGGGGGCTCCCGTGCAGGGCGCCTgcgcaccaccacccccactgccgctgccactgccactgccgccTCTACCGCTACCGCCGCCCCAGGTCCCGCTGCCCACGCccaccctctccacctccttcaccCCGCTGCCCACCGGCGTGGGGGCGGCCCTGGAGCTCCAGCTCCACAACGAGAAGACTAAGGTCAGTCTCAGCAACAACCCACCACACACAATAATTAATCGGCAAAGTCTGGATTCAGAATGTACAATCCAGAGCCTTTCCAAATGACGTGttttttgttgctgctgttgtttgaTATGGCGTGTTCAGGGCTGACAAGAGAACCGTGCCgttgcccgttcctgcacctaattgCAGATATTAGTGGGCGCAAACTgataaatacttgtttttttctccgtgaaccgtgatgacaacgtggACATCGGCATGTTTatctgggtaacacagtcacttGCGGAAAAAGTTCAGCGCCCGGTATGAACGCGGGTGGTTCTCAGATGAGCACTTCAGTGCCAAATGCAGctggtgcgggcaccagcaccgctaccgttctggtcggcctgaaaacagtatctcTGCCTTTTGTCTGGTGCtataggcataaatgcaatttcgttgtgtgtagtgtgctgtgtcacaatggcaatgttaGTTTCCcaggtttttaaaaaatgcatttttatgggctttttcacctttttatgttggataggacagtgaagagtgacagtcgaaggtggagagagagatggggtaggaatggcaaatgacccaggccggctTATAACCTGGGTAAAATCCTTGTTGGTCATGCAAACCCAAAtgttggggggcttagcgcactgcctACCCCCAGGCAAGGTTGcctgatgagactgatgatttccagccggaaaaatgctcaaaacccgcctggaagcacccaattctattgatttctatggcaaaaattgggcgggtttttctgctaaatgccatttttacccgcacacagccatcctaagcagcccagttgggcgggaaacagcccaatctggcaacactgcccccaggTAGGCTTTCACCTCATACCAAACCAAACCAAGTCTTCTTTCACAGGTGGCTGAGCTGGGCCGGCGGTGCCAGGAGCTGGAGCTGAAGGTGAGCACGTTCGAGAACATTGTGTGCGTGCTGAACCGCGAGATGGAACGCTCCGCCGCCACCATGGAGGCCTACAACCGCCAGCACCGCCTGGACCAGGACAAGATCGAGATACTCAGCAACAAGGTgaacgtcctcctcctcctcctcgccctcctcctcctcctcgccctcctccttctcctcgtcctcctcgtgtGTCAGTGGAAGGAAGTCGAAGTCCGACATTCGATTCGCCCAGGtcatccatcaccaccaccacccacgtgAACAAGCcgttcccaccaccaccactgcatgcTGACTGTTTGCCACGTCATTgcctctagggctgtaacgatacattcGACCTACGATTTTGGTTCGAATCGCGATTTTGGACAATGATTTTTTTTGATGATCATTCatgggtagaataggttacaagaggttactaataatgtaaaaaagGTTTAcaaataatgatattgatttgaagcttggacgcatcatcacatcatatcatgtggttgttttctggactcaAGGGTTACCGAACAAGGGCGCATttcgatactgccttcttgcatcaagacacagtatcgtgactctgcatatcatgatttctcgatttgatacaatatcgttacagccgtTATTGCCTCAGAATGCTGTAGTAGTCTGTCATTCTGATATTGTTGTGCACTGCATGCAGACAAAGTTAACATTTTACTGTTTCCATTTGTTATTGCACTttcagttattattattgtttgcaTTTATTAAAGAAGCTTCTCATATTGTCAGTCATTTACACACATCATTTTTTTGTATGTTGCTGTTGCTACGGGCGTCTCCGCTGTTTTGCTGTAAAGCGCCGTGTCGTGTTGTCTGTTTGTTGCTTTGGTGTTGAGCAGGTGCGGCAGCTGGAGCGGACAGTGGGCCTGAGGGATCTCTCCATCGTGGAGATGGAGGGGAAGATGAGAGAGATGTCAGCGGCCACGTACGACGGCGTCTTTGTGTGGAAGATCTCCGACTTCAGCAAGAAGCGGGCTGACGCTGTGGCTGGAAGAGCGCCGGCGATGTTTTCCCCCGGTAAGCAGAGCGCCGGCAATGTTTTCCCCCGGTAAGCAGAGCGCCGGCAATGTTTTCCCCCGGTAAGCAGAGCGCCGGCAATGTTTTCCCCCGGTAAGCAGAGCCAGGTGTATCCTGGGtgctttttttgggtgggggggtctttttgactttatttatggcaggacagtgaaggtggtgacaggaagcgagtggggaaagagagacacggggaagggccggcaaaggacccaggccaggaatcgaacccgggtcggctgcatagcAGACAAGTACcccaccagttggccacggcagggcccctggGTGCTACTCCAAGAACATGTTTCTACaggaagtgataaacctggcgaagttaacctacaggaagtggtaaacctgctaatagatagtccacagTGTCCAGTGTCATGATCATCTAACTAAGAAAAGAAGGACACCagggtcttctattagatgatttgtcACTACCTCAAGTTTAACTACTTAGCTAGGTTCTTGGCTTACCTCCCTGGTAAACTGGATAAAGCGTAGCAGCAGAAAATGTTTTTATCCTGACAGATTGGTCTAGCATCACACCATTGGAGAGAAATATCCCAGCTGGGCCAATCTCAAAGCTCTACCTGTGCATCGGGTTTTCAGTATGCCTGAACTAgttctagcccagtggttctcaatctttttccaACAAACGGcgcctggacctcatcataagcctgtctgtgtctgatgggagtgtgtttgtgcccattgttgttgttttccagcCTTCTACACCAGTAAATATGGCAGCAAGAGTATCCATTGAAATGATAACAAATCCTAATATCTTGTCTGATTGAAGTAtgtctgtttgttgttgttttgcagcCTTCTACACCAGTAAATACGGAAGATCTTTTTTCTGAtgggagtgtgtttttgtgtccgttgttgttttttccccagcCTTCTACACCAGTAAATACGGaagatattttttctgatgggagtgtgtttttgtgtccgttgttgttttttccccagccttctacaccagtgttaatttcgtgccgaaatattttcgtcataattattgttaacgattgtttttcccctgacgacaataaaacgatgacggaAAAAAAACAGCATACGTTTGTACCAAAAATATAagaatattgatttatattttcgtcaaaaaaataaaaatgtgactacaataccaccggagacgaaaaccaataggaagcatttttgttaatatgtcactgaaacattgaaaaagaattgtcTGCTATTTCtgccctcatctcagctgctccgtgtctctctcctcccctccctcacacacacacacgcaggcgtctGTGCTgacccgtgaccttttttaacagcagtagcctacttttcagtgcaatcctgactggaaaatattgttgcccatgtatccatgacgaagaagtttatatATAATGCAgccatgaaatagtggtggtgctgtcgcacagtagcaaacatcttacgatacatttttgcgcaacttctccactccctgtcgctttcatgagcatgctacccgacggtcgttgtctgatcttttttcaatgttcgctaatgtttgtattttaagggtctatgtctatgcgtaggcacaagccttctgataagaatcactgtagtgccgatcgcaaaggattcggaagtgtggagttttgtgacttgtttcagtcaaggacactgacataggaggtgaacggcccttccacgctttcactgtgttattgcaataaagtcttgcgaatccatgcaaccatgcacacaaccatgtcaacgagagcgtgtatgccatcacaactttgcatcaagcaaataatatgcaacagcttgcaatacgcgcacgagagagagagagagagagagagagagagagagagacgcgtcttccaacaggtgacattgtaacgcttgcatacagtaacctggctactgtaccccgcgacgctcttcatacccacaagtattttttcataacgcgcagtcccgttttcccccgaagtcgttctaaaatatcgacagagatttatgagtgtcgcggccatgattttttttacacattggacgagctctggcagtttttgacaatattttatgattaaaATATGTCAATTTAATCATTGATTCCCctaaatggtattttagtttgacaattttatagagaagtgtagacaagaggaaatgaatgtaatattttagttgactaaaattattttagatttcgtcgactaaaattgtatgaattttagtcgactaaaactagactaaaataaaaatgatttagatgactaaattgtgactaaaactaaaattacattttcgtcaagagactaaaactaaatgaaaaattcctgtcaaaattaactgTTCTACACCAGTAAATACGGaagatattttttctgatgggagtgtgtttttgtgtccgttgttgttttttccccagcCTTCTACACCAGTAAATACGGAAGATCTTTTTGTCTGATGGGAGTGTCCGTTTGTGTCCGTTGTTGTTTTTCTCCCCAGCCTTCTACACCAGTAAATACGGCTACAAGATGTGCCTGCGCATCTACCTGAacggggacgggacgggacgcgGCACTCACTTGTCTTTGTTCTTCGTGGTGATGAGGGGACACAGTGACGCGCTGCTCAAGTGGCCCTTCAACCAGAAGGTAAGCCCAACAACACTACAAAAGTCTGCACAACTCTGCTGCGCTACAAATCCAAAGTGCAGTAACTCTGGGAACAAAAGTCCTTCAAAGCCTTGCTattaggttggatgttgtagttactgcaaatttgacatggcaatatctctaaatcTAAAAtgagacacatttggaccataaggctttggcaCAAGATAAAGGAGACAACATTATATAGttaactgcactttgcctttgtaggactgaactggggtgaatttctcaaaaccaaagttgcttactacattagctactttgttgttttcaatgcattttcccattggcaactaccgaagttgctaacaggctaacaacttctcttttgagaaactcaccccttgTGTGGTTTTCTAAGAGGATGGTTAAGTAACAATTCTACAgggagtggtaaacctgctataGATATCCTACAGGTGTCATTCAGCAATGAAAATGAGGACGCCATCGTCtcctattaggtgatttaccactacctcaaggttaacgcAACCTGGTTTAATACTGATCCAGTTTCTTGGAATAACCACTGGATGCTGTGTTGCCAAACTCAATTATTTGATTTGAGTTGATTTGATTGAGTTGATTGATCATTTGCTCCACCCCACATTTGAAGTATAAGTTAGCAGGTATGTAGCAGGTGTCACGCTTGTAACTCCAGCCGTGATGGGTGTGTTAATTCCATAAAAAGGAAAACGGTACAGAAAGGAAATTCTTAATTACTGTAATTTATGGACTATTTTACTACTACTTCATGGAGTGCAAATCAAAATTTGCACGATGACAAAGAAACAACATAGTTGCACTGGAATATAAGTCGCACCATTGACAGCAGCAtgtacttagagcacacatttaTGAACCTGCATCTGTGTTGTTTATGAAAGGTATGAAAGGTATCATGCCCGCAGATACTGATGCAAGTCTGAAGCGCCCTCTCACAACAGCCtgtttgaaaaaaataaacatgtgATATAAGATTTTCATATAAAGGTTTAAGAGTCAAGACGTTAATTACCATGTAAACACAGTTGATAGGAATTTGTTGTGGCACTTCCCTAACATCAAGTACATAATAtaatagacaagacacaacagcaACCTATTTAACTAAACATTCACCATAAGGTTGCTACCGCTCACAACCACACCATTGGAATGTCCGTAACCATGGTCACCCTGAGCCTCTTAAAGTTATTAAGTATGgagtgagtgcgtatacatgcagttcagtatcccaaatatgatcgggatattaagtatgcCGAATTTGCGTATGAGCATATAAACacgtcagtatcccgaataagcccttattcgggatactgagaaatcgggatatgctaggtctGGATTTACggcaatgtactgtatatcttggCATGTGCTTCCTTTGCTTGTCTGTAAGTCTTGTGCACGTGTCTCCTCTGTTTAATAGTCTTTTATTCTGTCTTGGCCCATGGCATTCCCTGGAAGAAGAAGTTTCTATTTACCTCACTGGGACCTTCCTGgtgaattaataataataattaattttttttaaagacagaaATTACACTGAATCTTCCAATCTTTAGTGTGGTCTAAGTCCACATagggcaagcaagcaagccattCAGATACTTGCTACAAACCACtgctactacgcggccgacccaggttctaTTCCgagcagtggtggacgaagtaaaagtaaaagtacttttgtggtgtaattacaacagtagcacatgatatttacatagctgttacaccatttactccattttacctacctattgagatagactttgttattactgataAACAATAacaacctaacaaggacccaccacaaactcaacccagcctgtgcagaatcagcttatcgtaagacaagtacattcgtctactttttactccgataagttacctgtgttggaaagaatctgtgtttcttttttttacttttacttttactttgtccaccactgattcCGACCCGCCTACTTACATCGACCCGGGCTCTTTGCTGACcattccctgtctgtctctcccaacttgcttcctgtcaccaccttcactgtcctgttgtATAAAACTAAAATAATAAAGGCTTGAATACACCCCAACATACTTTAAACTTCCATCTCCCCTCTAACTACTGTAGTtagcatgaactgaaacgttcaAACTACATTTCCCAAGCTGCATCTGAAACTTCCATCTCCCCTGTTGATTGGTTAACCTTCCCCCTCCCAGGTGACGCTCATGCTCCTGGACCAGAACAACCGCGAGCACATCATCGACGCCTTTCGACCCGACATCTCCTCGTCGTCCTTCCAGCGGCCCGTGAGCGACATGAACATCGCCAGCGGCTGCCCGCTCTTCTGCCCGCTGTCCAAGCTGGACACCAAGAACTCCTACATCCGCGACGACACCATCTTTATCAAGGCCATTGTGGACCTGACTGGTCTGTaggttgtgctgtactgtagtagCTAACCACCTCTCTTGACTTGGTTACTGGTGCACTTCCTTTGCTGACCGCCAGCCAGGGATCTAAATTAACTCCAGCCAGCCTGTGGTCAGATGTTGGTGAAAATTTCaggttggctggtagaaaaagaccaacttacagtactagccactttgaaacaTTTACAGAGTATGTGTGgtatggctagtaagattaacatctactactacttactagccattttggctggtggtggaaaaagttcatTTAGGACCCTGCGTGACCGCCATCAACCATCCCCACTCCCCTACACCCACCATCTACCTACCTATCCACCACCTATCCACCCCATACCCTTCCTTTAGTGATCCTGGTGCCTCGATTCCAGAACCTTAGCCTGAGCTGTCTGCCGCTCCACTTCACTACACACGTGGGTCAGATTTTCGTTTCTGATCTTTCAAGTGTTGGTGCCGATGCGCGCAGAGCGGAGCTTGGCGTCATCtggcagatgcagatgcagatcgTCGTGGCGACCGGTGCCGAGCCGAGCGTAGGTGTTGGTCCGAGTTTGGATGCTGCTAAAATATAAAACCCG includes the following:
- the traf2a gene encoding TNF receptor-associated factor 2; amino-acid sequence: MAAQEPSPPSSLEGNKPGFPKKILANKLEDKHLCNICQKILRRPFQAQCGHRFCSYCFNKTVSSGPQKCSACIKEDLFEEPTSILKQGCAFPDNAARREVEALAAVCPNEGCSWTGSIKEYEFTHEGKCDYMIISCPSCKELLRANEVERHNERECPERTLNCKYCKEPFQFKDIKAHDEICPKYPMICEGCAKKKIPREKYVDHIKLCTKFRAPCRFHVVGCDMSVEKEKIQEHERACSYEHLNLLLHFIMGIKVNLESLQPQSLELASHKVHELHQALQDLEQKMGQLGLGGGGGSSSSSGGGGGGGSSGGGGAGAPVQGACAPPPPLPLPLPLPPLPLPPPQVPLPTPTLSTSFTPLPTGVGAALELQLHNEKTKVAELGRRCQELELKVSTFENIVCVLNREMERSAATMEAYNRQHRLDQDKIEILSNKVRQLERTVGLRDLSIVEMEGKMREMSAATYDGVFVWKISDFSKKRADAVAGRAPAMFSPAFYTSKYGYKMCLRIYLNGDGTGRGTHLSLFFVVMRGHSDALLKWPFNQKVTLMLLDQNNREHIIDAFRPDISSSSFQRPVSDMNIASGCPLFCPLSKLDTKNSYIRDDTIFIKAIVDLTGL